The DNA region TCGAATGACGGACGCGGACGGAGACCTGCCGCCGTAATTCTCTCAACTTCAATGGCGTCAGGTCACCGCCCTGTCACTCCCGGTCCCCGGGAGTGACAGGCTAAGGAGCTGACGCAACTCAAACCATAACTTTTGAGACAGCCTCTCCTCGTCTGCCCGTGTATCGACGAAAGATCTGGAAGGGGTAGATCAGGAGGTCTGCCGCCCACGATTAGGAGATATTAGTTGGGATGGCACGAGCATGGCCGCAAAGAAAGGGACAGCCCTCAGGGCTGTCCCTTTTCTTCACTGATGAGCGGCCGGCGTTATCTTTTCTTGTGGAGATGACACAGCTTGGCCGGCGGCGCCACCATCCGTTTGCACTTCTTGCCGTCCTTGGTCTTGCCCATACAGCGTACCATCTTCCTGGCCGCTTTCTTTCTGGCTTTTGGCATAGACGAACCTCCGTGATCCAAAAGGTTAAAGTCGCCTATAGGAAGCCACCGTACGTTTGAGCCGTCAACAAAAAAAGACCCATGACCGCGCTTTCGCGAGCGCCATTATGGATGGTTCATTATCTCCGGCGGCGGATCTTACCTGAGCCGGCTACGTGGCGATCGATGTCATCCGGATTGCCGAACAGGTCGATATCACCACTCCCGTAGATGGCGCCGTCGAATGAGGCAGTAGCATGGACGCTGATGTCGCCGGAACCGTACACTTTGGCGACAACCCGCTCGGCCTTCAACTCGCTGGCATCGATCTCGCCCGATCCATGCACGGCGCATTTCAGGCTCCGGGTGCTCCCTAGCAGCTCAACGTCCCCCGAACCGCCGATCTCGACCACGACATCCCCGGCCATGAGATCGTGCGCCGTAACGCCGCCGGAGCCACCGACGGAGATGTCCAGATACTTTATCTCGCCGTCGAGTTCAACATTGCCTGAGCCGCCGACTTCAATCTCCAGCACGTCAGATCTAAGGCCAAGCAAGTCCACGTCTCCTGAGCCCTTCGCTTCCAGCAGAGTCAGGTAGGGCATCGTGATCTCTACCAGAACACCATGAGTGGTGCTGAATGACCCTTCATTATCGATTACCAGAGTGTGTCGGCTGCCGACTTCGGTGACGATGTTGTCGAGGAGATTATCATCAGTTGTGACTTTGAGCTGGATCATGTCGCCCCCTACCACTCTCAAGTCTGCCACACTCAGCAGTCTGATTCGCTCGAAGTCGTGAACATTGCGCTCCTCGGTGACGATCTCACCGGAACCACGCTCGCCGCGCCGCCCGAAAACGGACCAGTTGTCCGCCGACCCATTTTGGGCTGCCAGGACCATGATCAAGGCAAACGTCGGCCACGTGTGGAAAAGCCGTCTTCTCATATATCATTCCTCCTTGTCGGAATCCGCGGTCTCTGGTTGTTAGACAGGCCGGGAGGCAAACATGTTTCGCGCCTGGTCGGAGTTCCAACGCTTTTCATAATGATATGACACGCAAGGTGTTATATTTCCGGCGGAAAGCCCATCAGACGCACCGCCAGGGCAGTGTCACGTAGCGCCCGATGCTGCGCTTGGCCGGCGTGGCAGTAATAGGTTACGATGGGAAGTCTTGGACAGATTCACTGAAGACAGATAACGGCGCTGCCTGAATTCAATTAGAGGAAATCGGTTGACAAGCGCAAAACGGCCGGACTATATTCTTAGACTAAATCGGTGCTTGGCGCGTCTATTGTGAAGTGTTGTAAGCTTAACTGGTGTGAGAACTTAGGAGTTCATGGGATGAAAGGAATTCTGGCCACGAGCCTTCTGATGGTTGGCATGGCGGCATCGACCGCATTTACCCAGTCTGCTCCCCCGGTACCAGACTCGGCCAATTTTATTGCGCGCGCATTATCGCTGCGTCACTTTAATCCGCTGGTGCGCGACTTCAACGGAGGCGGCGCAAGGGCCAAGGGAATGGGCAACGCATTCCTGGGTGTTTCCGACGACGCTTTCGCAGTGAGCTGGAATCCCGCTGGGTTGTACCGCCAGGTTGACCCATATGAGCGTCCAGTCATGGGGTTGGGATACAAGTCGTTTTCTAGCGACGCCACGTTTCGGGACACATATGACAACCTCCCCGTCCGGGAGTTCGATCAGAGCGACGTTTTCGACGGTGTTGACTTGATGAGCCTGCTCGTGCCGGTCCGTATCAAGGGCCACATGTTTGTCGGCTCGATAGCGTACACGCGACTGACGGACGAATTCTACAACTCTGGTATGGCCCTCGATCTTTCCTATCCCTTCGATGAGGAAGATAGCCTGAACTTTATCAGCCGCCCGTTTCATTACCGCAACGAGCACGCCTATCGTTCCTGGGTTAACGCGTTGAATGTGGGATTCGGCACGCGGATTTATCGGCAGTTGGCTTTCGGGATTTCCGTCAACGCCTACGGTGGGCGGGCTGCCGAGGAAACGCTGGAAAATGCCGCCTGGGAAGAAACCGATCTGACATTTCTCGGCTATCCGGGCGGACAGCGAGGGACGTTCTCGGGCCTGAACGAGGTAGTGGATACGTCGAGTTATTCCGGCATCTACTTTACACTGGGCTTTAAGTATACGGCCGAAAAGCTCTCAGCGGGACTGGTGATCAAGACCCCGCACACTCTCAAAGTTACCCGGGATCTGAAAACCACATCGACAGCGTTCGTGAACGGCGTGGCAATCAGGGAACCCACTACCATCCACAACGATGATCTTGTGCACGAGATCGACCAGCCGTTTGTGCTGGGCGGCGGTGTTGGCTATAAGCTGCGCGAGCAGTGGCTGGTGGCGGCGGACTTGGAATTCCGCGCCTCGAGCGGCGGGATGATTAACCGTCGGGACTCACTCCAGTTGGTCCCCGGCGGGACCGACATTGAGTACTTCACCGAGATCGATCCGCACTGGAATAACTCGATGACTTTTCGCGCCGGGACAGAATACCTCTGGTCCACCGGCAGCCGGTTCTTCCCGGTGGTTCCGATTCGGGCGGGTATTGGCTTTGTCCAAATTCCGGAGCCGGATATCGTGGGCGGCGACGCTGATATCGACAGCGTCACCGGCGAATTCAAATATGTCCCGGAAACCGATCAAGTGTCGACCGTCCGCTGGTCGCTGGGGAGCGGGCTGCATTGGGCGCAGATTCATCTCGACGTCTCCTATGAGAGATACTCCCTGGACCGCCGGGACGAAGTGATCGTCCGCGAGTCATCGGTTGACAACAGCGCCTTCAATTTGACCTTTACCGGTTACTTCTGAGACCCGCATCCGATAGTGAAGGCATAGCGATATGATAATCAGACGGCGACCGACACCCAGTCGCTTGGCCGCCGTCAGGCACCTATAGCCGGCGACCGATATTTCGAGAGAGAGTGTCGATCGGCCGGGAGAACAGAATGCAGAGCAAAGTCAAGCTGACCAAGAGGCAGGTGAAGGAAGACAAATTCACCACCTTCATGCTGACCTCCAAGGACAAGCTGCAAGGCGAATTCGAAGAAAAGTGGCAGTATTACGTCATCGGTCTGGTGGTCACGGTGGTGGCTGTCTGGGCGGTGATTTGGTTCTTCAATCAGCGCTCCGATCGGGCGGTGGCGGCCGCGGAGGCGTACTCAAAAGCCATGATCGCCTACCAGTCGGGCGATAATCTCAACGCCACGCTGGAGCTAAACAAGGTCCTTTCGGACTACGGCGGCTACGATGTGGCCGGCAATGCCGCCCTGATGCTGGGGAATCTAAACCTGAGCAACCGGAGCTACGACGAAGCGCTGCGCCATTATCGGATCTACCTCGATGACTACGGCGGCCCGCTGTTTAACCGGGCGGCAGCTCAGGCGGGGATTGCGACGGTACAAGAGGACCAGGCCCAGCATGCCGAGGCGGCAGCATCCTTTGTGAAAGCGGCGGAAATGTACCCCGACGGCCCGCTTCGTCCGGATTACGAACTGGGCGCAATTCGCAATTATCTCGCCGGCGGCGAAATCGACAAGGCTGACGCCCGCCTGGCGATTCTGAAGGACGAGTACGCTAACAGCGATTGGACCAATCGGGCGATCCGGATGATCGCCGAGAAGAAGCAAAGCGGCTGAGCTTACTTCCTTTCGCGGGGGTTCGGTGGTGAAACCGGAGACCATAAAAGTTGCGCTGCTCTGGCACATGCACCAGCCCAACTATCTCGAACCCAATTCCCATCGTCTGACTATGCCCTGGGTTCGTCTCCATGGGCTGAAAGACTATCTGGACATGCCCCTGGCGGCCACGGCTCGGGACGATGTCAGGGTGACTTTTAATCTGGTTCCGGCTCTCCTGGACCAGTTGCAACTTTACCTCGATGGGGCCACTGACCGGCACCTGGAATTGTCACGAATGCGCCCCGAGGAAATCTCGTCCGACACCAAGCTTGAAATCCTGCGGTCGTTCTTCTCAGCCAACCCGACCCGCATGATTCTTCCGTACCCGCGCTATCGCGAACTCTACCAGAAGTTCACATCATCAGCGAGTGAGCTGAATACGCTGGTGAGCCTGTTTTCCTCCGAGGAAATCCGTGACTTGCAGGTCTGGTCGAATCTGGTGTGGGTCGATCCGGTTTTCCGCGACGAGGAACCGGTGCGCAGTCTCCTGGCTCATGCGCGACAGTACTCCGAGGAGGAAAAGCAGACGTTTCTCACCTGGCAACTGAATCTGCTTGGCCGAATCGTGCCGACCTATCAGAAGCTGCAGGCCGAGAACCGAATCGAGGTATCGTTTACGCCGTACTATCACCCGATACTCCCACTCTTGTGTGACACTGATGTGGCCCGCGAAGCGCAGCCGAGTATCGAGCTGCCGCGAAAACGGTTTGTCCATCCTGAGGACGCCGAGTGGCAGATCGCCCGCTCGGTCGAGAAGTACCGCCTGATTTTTGGGCGCGATATGGCCGGTATGTGGCCGTCAGAAGGGTCGGTGTCGGAGGAAACGGCCGCTCTGGCGGTGCGTCACGGCATCAAGTGGCTGGCGTCCGACGAGGAAGTTCTGAACCACTCGTTGACCAAATCCGGCTTATGGCGGAAAGATCATCCGCCGCACTCGGTTTACGAGCTTCCCGACGGCACCCGGATGCTCTTCAGAGATCATGCGCTGTCCGACCGGATAGGTTTTGTGTACTCGACCTGGGAGGCCGAGCGCGCTGCCTCGGATTTCATTGCGCACATCAAACGCCTGCGTACGGTATACCAGGGACAGTTGGACCGGGTGGTCGTGCCGATCATTCTTGACGGTGAGAACGCGTGGGAGTATTTCCCGGACGATGGCACAGAATTCCTGAGGCTGCTCTACGAGCAGCTCGGTGAAGACGAAGAGATCGAAACCGTGACTTTCAGCGAGGCGGTGAACACGTTGCCCGCGCGCAAACTGCCGAGGCTATTTGCCGGTTCATGGATCAATCACAATTTTCGCATTTGGATCGGCCACGCCGAGGACAACGCCGCCTGGGACCTGCTCTCCCAAACTCGCGACGACCTGGCGGCCTTTGAGCGCGATCACCCCGAATTCGATCGAGCCCGACTCGAACAGGCCTGGCGTCAAGTTTATATAGCTGAAGGCTCCGACTGGTGCTGGTGGTACGGCGACGATCATCG from Candidatus Zixiibacteriota bacterium includes:
- a CDS encoding head GIN domain-containing protein, giving the protein MRRRLFHTWPTFALIMVLAAQNGSADNWSVFGRRGERGSGEIVTEERNVHDFERIRLLSVADLRVVGGDMIQLKVTTDDNLLDNIVTEVGSRHTLVIDNEGSFSTTHGVLVEITMPYLTLLEAKGSGDVDLLGLRSDVLEIEVGGSGNVELDGEIKYLDISVGGSGGVTAHDLMAGDVVVEIGGSGDVELLGSTRSLKCAVHGSGEIDASELKAERVVAKVYGSGDISVHATASFDGAIYGSGDIDLFGNPDDIDRHVAGSGKIRRRR
- a CDS encoding tetratricopeptide repeat protein, with the protein product MQSKVKLTKRQVKEDKFTTFMLTSKDKLQGEFEEKWQYYVIGLVVTVVAVWAVIWFFNQRSDRAVAAAEAYSKAMIAYQSGDNLNATLELNKVLSDYGGYDVAGNAALMLGNLNLSNRSYDEALRHYRIYLDDYGGPLFNRAAAQAGIATVQEDQAQHAEAAASFVKAAEMYPDGPLRPDYELGAIRNYLAGGEIDKADARLAILKDEYANSDWTNRAIRMIAEKKQSG
- a CDS encoding glycoside hydrolase family 57 protein codes for the protein MKPETIKVALLWHMHQPNYLEPNSHRLTMPWVRLHGLKDYLDMPLAATARDDVRVTFNLVPALLDQLQLYLDGATDRHLELSRMRPEEISSDTKLEILRSFFSANPTRMILPYPRYRELYQKFTSSASELNTLVSLFSSEEIRDLQVWSNLVWVDPVFRDEEPVRSLLAHARQYSEEEKQTFLTWQLNLLGRIVPTYQKLQAENRIEVSFTPYYHPILPLLCDTDVAREAQPSIELPRKRFVHPEDAEWQIARSVEKYRLIFGRDMAGMWPSEGSVSEETAALAVRHGIKWLASDEEVLNHSLTKSGLWRKDHPPHSVYELPDGTRMLFRDHALSDRIGFVYSTWEAERAASDFIAHIKRLRTVYQGQLDRVVVPIILDGENAWEYFPDDGTEFLRLLYEQLGEDEEIETVTFSEAVNTLPARKLPRLFAGSWINHNFRIWIGHAEDNAAWDLLSQTRDDLAAFERDHPEFDRARLEQAWRQVYIAEGSDWCWWYGDDHRSSHDDQFDRLYRKHLAAVYELTGRDVPVALLRPVSLPGGVRRATMPDGLVTPTVDGRLTHFYEWAGAGHFDCRQPGGAMHRVDRVVTDIYFGYDRDHVHIRLDLRSRNALESAAGRRMTITCFVPEKRVFDLAVVPHFEDPGGQYVFAMGDRVEFSVRRTALWPDGFGELSFTAAVIDSGQIIESWPDLEPITVSVPRRFEEIFWPTLG